In Candidatus Sulfurimonas marisnigri, a single genomic region encodes these proteins:
- a CDS encoding DUF3373 family protein → MKKVIKLSLAASMLALAMNANASDDINSKIDSLQKQINELKNSQLDTSDALEERIDEVETATLTDKIKFGIEFRTQVNNFDIEDAAGTSSSDSNIWSNRLRLNMGSDITDDMKFTGRLSMYKNWSDSNINLFSGMDPMQGRRPSDSGVFVERAYIDWTVAEGAVPVTLTIGRQPSSDGPSHQFKDNTVRKSTYSALSFDGAADGIVATVNLQKVSGIDGMALRVGYGKGYQDSSEMSYVGNPGGTNDTNVLGIFLDTGLGIEGSLLQLSAVQATDVVSNTTNIAGEDTNTNIGDVALYTAMVELTDIAKSGFDIFAHYAISQSKPNGDSGLMATDTDNNGIPDTNVPMGLLSHGVIGTDKKTGNAFWLGTRYTMPIESMNNPRIGLEYNQGSKNWFSFTQGSNSVTNKLATRGSAVEVYYIQPINRYAHIRLGAEMIDYEYTGTGYQIGAPMEVSSMGAMATDKLNNYYLLFNVAY, encoded by the coding sequence ATGAAAAAAGTAATAAAATTAAGTTTAGCAGCATCTATGTTAGCTTTAGCAATGAATGCAAATGCTTCAGACGATATAAATTCAAAAATAGATAGTCTTCAAAAGCAGATAAATGAACTAAAAAACTCTCAACTTGACACTAGTGATGCACTTGAAGAGCGTATTGATGAGGTTGAAACTGCCACATTAACTGATAAGATAAAGTTTGGTATTGAATTTCGTACACAAGTAAATAATTTTGACATAGAAGATGCTGCAGGTACTAGTTCATCAGATAGCAACATATGGTCAAACCGTTTAAGACTGAATATGGGTTCTGATATTACAGATGATATGAAGTTTACAGGCCGTCTTAGTATGTATAAAAACTGGTCTGATTCAAATATTAATCTATTCTCCGGAATGGATCCAATGCAGGGGAGAAGACCTTCAGACAGTGGTGTTTTTGTTGAGAGAGCATATATTGACTGGACTGTTGCAGAAGGTGCAGTTCCTGTAACTTTAACAATAGGTCGTCAGCCAAGTTCAGATGGACCTTCTCATCAGTTTAAAGACAATACTGTTCGTAAGTCAACATACTCAGCACTTAGTTTTGATGGAGCAGCAGATGGAATTGTTGCAACTGTTAATCTGCAAAAAGTAAGTGGCATTGACGGAATGGCACTTAGAGTCGGTTACGGAAAAGGTTATCAAGATAGCTCGGAGATGAGTTATGTAGGAAATCCTGGAGGAACTAACGATACTAACGTTCTTGGTATTTTCTTAGATACAGGCTTAGGTATAGAGGGTTCACTTCTGCAACTTAGTGCCGTACAAGCTACTGATGTTGTATCTAACACTACCAATATAGCAGGTGAAGATACTAATACTAATATCGGTGATGTTGCACTCTACACAGCAATGGTAGAGTTAACAGATATCGCTAAAAGCGGTTTTGATATTTTTGCCCACTATGCTATTTCACAAAGTAAACCAAATGGCGACTCTGGCTTAATGGCTACAGATACGGACAATAATGGTATTCCTGACACGAATGTACCGATGGGACTTTTAAGTCATGGCGTAATTGGTACTGATAAAAAAACCGGTAACGCTTTTTGGTTAGGTACTAGATACACTATGCCTATAGAGTCTATGAACAACCCTCGTATTGGTCTTGAATATAATCAAGGGAGTAAAAACTGGTTTAGCTTTACTCAAGGTTCAAACTCTGTAACAAACAAGCTTGCAACTCGCGGTAGTGCTGTTGAAGTTTACTATATTCAACCTATCAACCGTTATGCACATATTCGTCTAGGTGCGGAGATGATTGATTATGAATACACTGGAACTGGTTACCAAATAGGGGCTCCAATGGAAGTTTCTAGTATGGGTGCTATGGCTACAGATAAATTAAATAATTACTACTTATTATTTAATGTAGCTTATTAA
- a CDS encoding HvfX family Cu-binding RiPP maturation protein, translated as MKLKELYMNFSHVGDLFKPLSLLIARLIVAYGFYEPAMMKWGSIEKIAEWFGSMGIPLPLLNAYMAATTEIVGVVLLTLGLFTRAISLPLIVVMIVAIVTVHLPHGFAAGENGFEIPLYYMIFLFIFVSNGAGKYSLDRLIFGEKN; from the coding sequence ATGAAACTCAAAGAATTATATATGAATTTTTCACATGTTGGCGATTTATTTAAACCACTTTCTTTGCTTATAGCAAGGCTAATAGTTGCTTACGGATTTTATGAGCCGGCTATGATGAAATGGGGAAGTATTGAAAAAATTGCTGAGTGGTTTGGTTCAATGGGGATTCCTCTTCCTCTTTTAAATGCTTACATGGCAGCTACAACAGAGATTGTCGGGGTAGTGTTACTTACTTTAGGCCTCTTTACTAGAGCCATTTCTTTACCACTTATCGTTGTTATGATTGTAGCAATAGTAACAGTACATCTACCGCATGGATTTGCAGCAGGAGAGAATGGATTTGAGATACCACTCTACTATATGATATTTTTATTTATCTTTGTTTCCAATGGAGCGGGGAAATATAGTTTAGATAGATTGATATTTGGTGAGAAAAATTAG
- a CDS encoding gluconate 2-dehydrogenase subunit 3 family protein: MIFNSRRLFLKNSFLSSIVFVTYGSELFGVVTPMQTISLVQRDLFPSTPLFPHVKDINATYCLTKILSHSRVTDEDKAFIKDGVKWLNEEAVTKYKKLYSALSWQQRQETLQDIADTDWGESWIKTIMGYIFEAMLGDPIYGGNKGEIGWKWLNHKSGLPRPKKELL, translated from the coding sequence ATGATTTTTAATTCACGCAGACTATTTTTAAAAAATAGCTTTCTTAGCTCAATTGTATTTGTTACTTATGGGAGTGAACTCTTTGGCGTGGTTACTCCCATGCAAACCATTTCTTTGGTACAGCGTGACTTATTTCCGTCAACTCCATTGTTCCCACATGTAAAAGATATAAACGCAACGTATTGCTTAACTAAGATACTATCTCACTCCCGTGTAACAGACGAAGATAAAGCTTTTATAAAAGATGGAGTTAAGTGGCTCAATGAAGAGGCAGTTACTAAATATAAAAAACTATACTCAGCACTCTCATGGCAACAACGGCAAGAGACACTTCAAGATATAGCAGATACAGATTGGGGAGAGAGTTGGATTAAAACAATTATGGGTTATATCTTTGAAGCTATGCTTGGCGATCCAATTTATGGCGGCAACAAAGGTGAGATAGGCTGGAAATGGCTAAATCACAAATCTGGATTACCAAGACCAAAAAAGGAACTTTTGTGA
- a CDS encoding GMC family oxidoreductase — MKFDICIVGSGAGGSPIAYELSNAGYKVIVLEKGSNYKEEDFSKDEIAVSRRSLFTPLLKDEQHVINDREKDGSVTRYVGSEYNWNFWNGSMVGGSSNLMSGYFHRMKPNDFRLRSKFGEIDGANVVDWPISYEDLEPYYTKVEEIIGVSGDAKKHKFLEPRSTKNFPYPMLEVNGATKWFDHTCRRLGYESIPTPRAVLPHNALGRNGCSYSNFCGSYGCATGAKGSARAALLQKCSAKIVTDAFVYKLDSNKSKITKAHYYDKNLKSHTVEAKIFVVAAQAIETSRLLLNSKNVYFPKGLANNSGEVGKNLIFSAGGSGTGRIRFESLTAEQRKELMEPGLFFNRSLQDWYEYEHREKKYKGGTIDFLFEHANIISRASREMYGDNGHLLWGRELQEKIHKNLTTSRVLTFEVFNDWLPTDYCNVTIDDKVKDKYGVKVGAINLYSHPRDIEVGEYLAKKAKIVLQMMGAEDISVNISASPPPNLVAGGCRFGINPKTSVLDLNCKAHELNNLYVTDASFMPTGGSVPYTWTIYANSFRVADAILGSLEG; from the coding sequence GTGAAGTTTGACATATGTATAGTAGGTAGTGGCGCTGGTGGTTCACCAATAGCATATGAGCTGTCTAATGCCGGTTATAAAGTAATAGTTTTGGAAAAAGGTTCTAATTATAAAGAAGAAGATTTCTCTAAAGATGAGATAGCTGTTAGTAGAAGGTCTCTCTTCACTCCACTTTTAAAAGATGAACAACATGTAATAAACGACAGAGAAAAAGATGGCTCTGTTACGAGATATGTGGGGAGTGAATATAACTGGAATTTTTGGAACGGATCAATGGTTGGCGGTTCCTCAAATCTGATGAGCGGTTATTTCCATAGGATGAAACCAAATGATTTTCGTCTAAGAAGCAAGTTTGGTGAGATAGATGGAGCAAATGTTGTTGATTGGCCTATAAGCTATGAAGATTTAGAACCATACTATACAAAGGTTGAAGAGATTATTGGAGTATCTGGAGATGCTAAAAAACATAAATTTCTTGAGCCTCGCTCAACAAAAAATTTTCCATATCCAATGCTGGAGGTCAATGGTGCTACTAAATGGTTTGATCATACATGTAGAAGGTTGGGATATGAAAGTATACCAACGCCAAGAGCTGTTTTACCACATAATGCACTAGGTAGAAATGGTTGTTCATATTCTAACTTTTGCGGAAGTTATGGTTGTGCAACTGGAGCTAAGGGGAGTGCTAGGGCTGCACTACTTCAAAAATGCAGTGCAAAAATAGTTACAGATGCGTTTGTGTATAAACTTGATAGCAATAAAAGTAAAATAACTAAAGCACACTATTATGACAAAAATCTTAAGAGTCACACCGTTGAGGCGAAAATATTTGTAGTTGCTGCGCAGGCAATAGAGACATCAAGACTTCTTTTAAACTCTAAAAATGTCTACTTTCCAAAAGGATTGGCAAACAACAGTGGAGAGGTTGGAAAAAATCTTATTTTTTCTGCAGGTGGAAGCGGAACAGGTAGAATAAGATTCGAATCACTTACAGCTGAACAACGCAAAGAGTTAATGGAACCAGGACTCTTTTTTAACCGTTCTTTGCAGGATTGGTACGAGTACGAACACAGAGAGAAAAAGTACAAAGGCGGGACTATAGACTTTTTATTTGAACATGCAAATATTATAAGTCGTGCCAGCAGAGAGATGTATGGTGACAACGGACATCTTTTATGGGGCAGGGAACTTCAAGAAAAGATACACAAAAATCTTACAACTTCAAGAGTTTTGACGTTTGAAGTTTTTAACGATTGGTTGCCAACTGATTACTGCAATGTAACCATAGATGATAAAGTAAAAGACAAGTATGGTGTAAAAGTTGGAGCTATAAATCTCTACTCACATCCTAGGGATATCGAGGTAGGTGAGTATTTAGCAAAAAAAGCAAAAATTGTTTTACAGATGATGGGGGCAGAAGATATATCCGTAAATATTTCAGCATCTCCCCCTCCAAATCTGGTGGCTGGCGGATGCAGGTTTGGAATAAATCCTAAAACATCAGTTTTGGATTTAAACTGTAAGGCTCATGAGCTGAATAATCTTTATGTGACAGATGCTAGTTTTATGCCAACAGGTGGGAGTGTCCCATATACATGGACTATTTATGCAAACTCTTTTAGAGTTGCAGATGCTATACTTGGCTCTCTGGAAGGCTAA
- a CDS encoding DNA recombination protein RmuC, with translation MIETLYLLIGMIFGTLATWLVAVKSIKNSLNEETKKVAALSSENAVLHERISGINQMSQEKIDLLERNKEQMKLEFKDLADKILESNSQKFSTQNQENINKMINPMREQFNEFKKQIDDVYIKEAKDRSMLQAEIKSIKEINHQMSQDAKNLTKALKGESKTQGVWGEMILESVLENSGLRLGKEYKREVSLEHESDGSRYRPDVIVHLPDTRDIIIDAKTSLTAYEQYTSCDNDKDKETFSNLHVASMKKHIKELSDKDYTSLKGVETLDFIFMFVPIESALLMAMEYDSTLFDHAFKKNIILVGPTTLMVSLRAVENSWKYEHQQRNAQEIAKRAGLLFDKFAGFVESIERLGKQIMTVQKTYDEAYSKMHLGAGSITSQFQKLEKLGAAASKELPAHVSKMAEEE, from the coding sequence ATGATAGAAACACTTTACTTACTTATTGGAATGATTTTTGGAACACTTGCTACTTGGCTTGTAGCAGTAAAAAGTATAAAAAACTCTCTTAATGAAGAGACTAAAAAAGTTGCAGCACTCTCAAGTGAAAATGCTGTTTTACACGAGCGAATAAGTGGAATAAACCAGATGAGTCAAGAGAAAATAGATTTACTTGAGAGAAATAAAGAGCAGATGAAACTAGAGTTCAAAGATTTAGCAGACAAAATACTCGAGTCTAATTCACAAAAGTTCTCTACACAAAACCAAGAAAATATAAATAAGATGATAAACCCGATGAGAGAGCAGTTCAACGAGTTTAAAAAGCAGATTGATGATGTTTATATAAAAGAGGCGAAAGACCGCTCTATGCTTCAAGCAGAGATAAAAAGTATCAAAGAGATTAACCATCAAATGAGTCAAGATGCTAAAAACCTCACCAAAGCATTAAAAGGAGAGAGTAAGACTCAAGGTGTATGGGGTGAGATGATTCTAGAGAGTGTTCTTGAAAACTCCGGCTTAAGGCTTGGAAAAGAGTATAAGCGTGAAGTAAGCTTAGAACATGAGAGTGATGGAAGTCGTTATAGACCTGACGTAATAGTTCACCTGCCAGACACTAGAGATATTATAATTGACGCAAAAACTTCACTAACTGCATATGAGCAGTATACGTCATGTGATAATGACAAGGATAAAGAGACTTTTTCCAATCTACATGTAGCATCTATGAAAAAGCATATCAAGGAGTTAAGCGACAAAGATTACACCTCTCTTAAAGGTGTTGAAACACTAGACTTTATCTTTATGTTTGTCCCAATTGAGTCTGCTTTGCTGATGGCTATGGAGTATGACAGCACACTTTTTGACCACGCCTTTAAAAAAAATATCATCTTAGTTGGTCCAACTACACTTATGGTCTCCCTTCGTGCAGTTGAAAATAGTTGGAAGTATGAGCATCAGCAGAGAAATGCCCAAGAGATAGCAAAGAGAGCCGGTCTTTTATTTGATAAGTTTGCAGGGTTTGTGGAGAGCATTGAGAGGCTTGGAAAACAGATAATGACTGTGCAAAAAACTTATGATGAGGCTTACTCAAAAATGCATCTAGGTGCAGGAAGCATTACAAGCCAATTTCAAAAGCTGGAAAAACTTGGAGCTGCTGCAAGCAAAGAGTTACCTGCACATGTAAGCAAAATGGCAGAAGAGGAGTAG
- a CDS encoding GNAT family N-acetyltransferase — MLNIRELRQSELVSFFNSFKLEGFTNNVSHIKCLNKSYPNDFFIAYKDKELVGFVLAIKESEKFGRLSNLLILKKFRSQGFGKELLNFAKKHLDGCQIAIDCIQGKEQIYEAVGFKAYFETSLFSFNSGQTQAPKSNITVSNVSESSFLEHNLKLNYLKKQSYTSCLFKKSTLCKGVYNEDSLSSYAILLPYKDGYQIVLSSNEINEALALIYHLSKDLNKATSIYIEVPQTEQLLLRIVKLHDMEIVSTTTNMYNKILN, encoded by the coding sequence TTGCTAAACATAAGAGAGCTAAGGCAGAGTGAACTTGTATCTTTTTTCAACTCTTTTAAACTTGAAGGATTTACTAATAATGTTAGTCACATAAAGTGTCTTAACAAATCTTATCCAAATGATTTTTTTATAGCTTACAAAGATAAAGAATTGGTTGGTTTTGTCTTAGCTATAAAAGAGAGTGAAAAATTTGGAAGACTGAGTAATCTCCTTATTCTAAAAAAATTTCGCTCACAAGGGTTTGGCAAGGAGCTTCTAAATTTTGCAAAAAAACATTTAGATGGATGCCAGATTGCTATTGACTGCATTCAAGGCAAAGAACAAATCTATGAAGCTGTTGGTTTTAAAGCCTACTTTGAAACATCTCTTTTCTCTTTTAATTCAGGACAAACACAAGCACCTAAATCAAATATAACCGTTAGCAATGTTAGTGAAAGCTCTTTTTTAGAGCACAATCTAAAACTAAACTATTTAAAAAAACAGTCTTATACATCTTGTTTATTTAAAAAAAGCACTCTATGCAAAGGGGTCTATAATGAAGACTCCCTTTCATCCTATGCAATTTTACTGCCCTACAAAGATGGGTATCAGATTGTTTTATCCTCAAATGAAATAAATGAAGCACTTGCTCTTATATATCACCTCTCTAAAGATTTAAACAAAGCAACTTCTATCTATATAGAAGTTCCACAAACAGAACAACTTCTCCTTAGAATAGTTAAGCTACATGACATGGAAATAGTTTCTACAACAACAAATATGTATAATAAGATTTTAAATTAG
- a CDS encoding efflux RND transporter permease subunit gives MIEKLIEFSIRNKFLILMMTLFLSMGSYYSLKNTPLDALPDLSPPQAIVQINWPGQSPEIIEDQGTYPLVSQFLAIADIDTVRGYSTYENGLIYIIFKEGTDLYWARSRVLEQLSSIQSQLPASMAVSLGPDASGVGWAYEYALTSKTKNLAELRSLQDYYYKYALMGVDGVSEVASIGGFVPTYQVSVNNDNLVRYNLSINDVARVLKSNNNDTGGRIVIENGFEWMVQAKGYVQDLDDIRKLVVTQKGGVAITIGDIARVELTPAARRGVADLNGDGEVVGGIVLLRYGEDVYSAIKRIDKKMKELKIDDVDVITTYDRSSLIEKAVDTLTTTLIEESIIVVVIIGLFLMHFRSSLIVLIILPLTVGATFLLMYLFNIGSNIMSLGGIAIAIGAMVDASIVMIENAHKMLHKFETKQGRLPTNQERIDIILKSSQLVGRPIFFALALIVVSFFPIFALSGQEGLLFTPLAFTKTFTMGAGAILSITLVPVLMIYFVKGKILPENKNPLNRFFIWLYHPIIVYGLKLKYLVIILVVASLGYMYPLYKNLKWEFMPMLNEQSFMYMPVTPYGISIDQSKALTQKTDKIIKSFPEVETVFGKGGRASTATDPAPLGMLETIITLKPQSEWREGMTYTKLREEMEAALQIPGLINSWTYPIRGRIDMLLSGIRTPLGIKLYGQTPDGLQKYGKIIEEKLRGFNKTLSVFADQASAGYYVDIEIDEEALQRYGLAKDALLEYTSLAIGGMKISTMYKGLERYPITLRLDESERRGVDSIKDIQIKTKLGFVPLSTFAEIGYRQSASVIKSEMATPVTFVYITPNDGITASEYKAEAQKLIDEINFDSGYYVEWAGQSEYLESAMAKIVWIIPAVLLSILVLIYFALKEMVPTLIVFLTLPFALLGGLIYIDMLNFAMSIAVIVGFLALLGVAAETAIVMIVYLQESVHESKEKYGIEFNLIHLNKAIYEGAVQRVRPKLMTVFSLLAGLAPIMYSHGVGSEVMQRIAAPMLGGAISSAILSLIIIPILYELYARKELSNKKNELENIEE, from the coding sequence ATGATTGAAAAATTAATAGAATTTAGTATTAGAAATAAATTTTTAATACTAATGATGACACTGTTCCTTTCGATGGGGTCATACTATTCTTTAAAAAACACTCCGCTTGACGCACTCCCTGACTTATCTCCTCCGCAAGCAATTGTGCAGATAAATTGGCCAGGTCAATCTCCTGAGATTATTGAAGATCAGGGAACATACCCGTTGGTCTCTCAATTTTTGGCAATTGCTGATATTGACACAGTACGTGGATACTCTACTTATGAAAATGGTCTTATATATATTATTTTTAAAGAGGGGACAGATCTGTACTGGGCAAGAAGCCGTGTGCTTGAACAACTATCTTCCATACAGTCCCAACTACCTGCTTCAATGGCCGTTTCACTTGGTCCTGATGCTTCAGGCGTTGGCTGGGCCTACGAGTATGCACTAACTTCAAAAACAAAAAATTTAGCCGAGCTTAGAAGCCTGCAAGATTACTATTACAAATATGCACTTATGGGGGTAGACGGAGTCTCTGAAGTTGCTTCGATTGGTGGTTTTGTACCTACATATCAAGTAAGTGTAAACAATGACAACCTTGTCAGATATAACTTAAGCATAAACGATGTTGCAAGGGTTCTGAAGTCAAATAATAACGATACTGGTGGACGGATAGTTATTGAAAATGGTTTTGAGTGGATGGTTCAAGCAAAGGGTTACGTTCAAGATTTAGATGATATTAGAAAGCTTGTTGTAACTCAAAAAGGTGGCGTTGCCATTACTATTGGAGATATTGCACGAGTTGAACTAACACCTGCAGCTAGGCGTGGTGTAGCAGACTTAAACGGTGATGGTGAAGTTGTTGGAGGTATTGTACTGCTCCGCTATGGTGAAGATGTTTACTCTGCCATAAAGCGTATAGATAAAAAGATGAAAGAGCTAAAGATTGATGATGTTGATGTTATAACAACTTATGACCGTTCATCTTTAATAGAAAAAGCAGTAGATACACTTACAACAACACTTATCGAAGAGTCTATTATTGTTGTAGTTATTATTGGACTATTTTTGATGCACTTTCGCTCATCTCTAATTGTTTTAATAATACTCCCTCTAACTGTCGGTGCAACTTTCTTACTGATGTACTTATTTAATATTGGCTCAAATATTATGTCTTTAGGCGGAATTGCTATTGCCATAGGAGCGATGGTAGATGCCTCTATTGTTATGATAGAAAATGCTCATAAAATGTTACATAAGTTTGAGACAAAACAGGGCAGATTGCCAACAAATCAGGAGAGAATTGACATCATCTTAAAGTCTTCTCAACTTGTTGGTCGCCCAATATTTTTTGCTTTGGCACTTATTGTTGTCTCATTTTTTCCCATCTTTGCTCTCTCAGGTCAAGAGGGTCTACTTTTTACTCCTCTTGCATTTACAAAAACTTTTACAATGGGGGCAGGAGCAATTTTAAGCATCACTCTTGTGCCTGTGCTTATGATCTATTTTGTAAAGGGGAAAATCTTACCAGAAAACAAAAACCCTTTAAATAGATTTTTTATCTGGCTATACCACCCTATAATTGTTTATGGACTGAAGCTCAAATATCTTGTTATTATTCTTGTTGTCGCTTCACTTGGTTACATGTACCCGCTTTACAAAAATTTAAAATGGGAATTTATGCCTATGCTTAATGAGCAAAGCTTTATGTATATGCCTGTAACTCCCTATGGAATCTCTATAGACCAGTCTAAAGCTTTAACACAAAAAACAGATAAAATAATCAAGTCTTTTCCAGAAGTTGAGACTGTTTTTGGTAAAGGTGGACGTGCGAGTACGGCAACTGATCCAGCACCTTTAGGAATGCTGGAGACTATTATAACTCTTAAACCACAGAGTGAGTGGCGAGAGGGAATGACCTATACAAAATTAAGAGAAGAGATGGAAGCGGCTCTCCAAATTCCGGGACTTATCAACTCGTGGACTTACCCTATTCGTGGGCGTATAGATATGCTTTTAAGTGGCATTCGTACACCTCTTGGGATTAAACTATACGGTCAAACTCCAGACGGACTTCAAAAATATGGAAAAATAATTGAGGAAAAGCTTCGCGGTTTCAATAAAACTCTATCGGTTTTTGCTGATCAGGCAAGTGCTGGATACTATGTAGATATAGAGATAGACGAAGAGGCTCTTCAACGTTATGGTTTAGCAAAAGATGCACTACTTGAATACACATCTCTAGCTATTGGCGGTATGAAAATTTCCACCATGTATAAAGGTCTAGAACGTTACCCTATTACTCTTCGTTTGGATGAGAGTGAGAGACGAGGGGTTGATAGCATTAAAGATATTCAGATTAAAACTAAACTGGGCTTTGTTCCACTATCAACTTTTGCAGAGATTGGATACAGGCAAAGTGCTTCTGTTATTAAGTCTGAGATGGCAACCCCTGTTACATTTGTGTATATCACACCAAATGATGGTATTACCGCATCAGAGTACAAAGCAGAAGCTCAAAAACTAATCGATGAGATTAATTTTGATTCTGGCTATTATGTAGAGTGGGCTGGGCAGTCTGAGTATCTAGAGTCAGCTATGGCTAAAATAGTTTGGATTATACCTGCTGTTTTACTTAGTATTTTAGTTCTTATATATTTCGCGCTTAAAGAGATGGTTCCGACACTTATTGTATTTTTAACCCTTCCTTTTGCTCTTTTAGGTGGCTTAATATATATAGACATGTTGAACTTTGCCATGAGTATAGCCGTAATTGTCGGCTTTTTAGCACTCCTTGGTGTGGCGGCTGAAACTGCTATTGTTATGATTGTTTACCTGCAAGAGAGCGTCCATGAGTCTAAAGAGAAGTATGGCATTGAATTTAATCTTATACACCTAAACAAAGCGATATACGAGGGGGCGGTACAAAGAGTCAGACCTAAACTGATGACAGTATTTTCACTTCTTGCCGGACTTGCCCCAATCATGTACTCACATGGAGTAGGGAGTGAAGTTATGCAGAGAATAGCTGCACCAATGTTAGGCGGAGCCATCTCTTCTGCTATACTGAGCTTGATAATTATCCCTATTTTATATGAGCTATATGCAAGAAAAGAACTCTCAAATAAAAAAAATGAACTTGAAAATATCGAGGAGTAA
- a CDS encoding efflux RND transporter periplasmic adaptor subunit, producing MKTKIKLFLLVLPLILVAKEATVKQLFSVQTIKVKKETKSQRIKNYGYVMTDESRKYDISPRFGGYIVELHADKIYKKVKKGEALATVYSPEVFKAKDEYLNTFKYIKQRPNKGMLESAKLKLQLLGISNEEINEVIDGTKVSPNTTIYSPIDGYVFVKSVDKGAAFNAKQKLFQIVNLDEVWVETKLFEEERARLSTTSSYELTFKGLDKVYKTNNKLLYPQLDPKVATLTLRLRVDNQDHNLFPGMYANVISLKDEKSQLVLPTTAVIRKSGTHYVFMVGEYEGEYEPLEVTAKIIDANTYAIISGLNEGDEVVNNALFMMDSDAQINSLY from the coding sequence ATGAAGACAAAAATAAAACTGTTTTTACTGGTATTACCATTGATACTTGTTGCAAAAGAAGCAACCGTAAAACAACTTTTCAGCGTACAAACAATAAAAGTGAAAAAAGAGACTAAAAGCCAACGTATTAAAAACTATGGTTATGTAATGACGGATGAGAGCCGCAAATACGATATCTCTCCACGTTTTGGTGGCTATATTGTTGAATTACATGCAGATAAAATATATAAAAAAGTGAAAAAAGGCGAGGCACTAGCCACTGTATATTCTCCTGAAGTATTCAAGGCAAAGGATGAATATCTAAATACATTTAAGTATATAAAACAACGTCCAAATAAAGGGATGTTAGAGAGTGCAAAACTCAAACTACAACTCCTTGGAATAAGCAATGAAGAGATAAACGAGGTTATTGACGGGACAAAAGTCTCACCAAATACTACTATCTATTCCCCTATAGATGGTTATGTATTTGTTAAAAGTGTTGACAAAGGGGCTGCTTTTAATGCAAAGCAAAAACTTTTTCAGATAGTTAACCTTGATGAAGTTTGGGTGGAGACAAAGCTATTTGAAGAAGAAAGAGCAAGGCTTTCAACAACTTCTAGCTATGAGCTTACTTTTAAAGGGTTAGATAAGGTTTACAAAACTAATAATAAACTTCTCTATCCGCAACTTGACCCAAAAGTAGCTACGCTGACTCTACGCTTGAGAGTAGACAACCAAGATCACAACCTATTTCCTGGAATGTACGCCAACGTTATTTCACTCAAAGATGAAAAATCACAGCTTGTCTTACCAACAACAGCAGTTATTCGTAAAAGCGGAACTCACTATGTCTTTATGGTTGGCGAGTACGAGGGAGAATATGAGCCTCTTGAAGTTACTGCAAAGATCATTGATGCGAATACATACGCAATTATAAGTGGTCTTAATGAGGGTGATGAAGTTGTCAACAATGCTCTGTTTATGATGGATTCAGATGCACAGATAAACTCGTTATATTAG